The genome window CATTACATCTTGCAAATTCAAAGTAGTGACATGTTTTCCCAATGCATGCTTCGTTTTTAGGATTTCGGAACTGATTCATGTAAAGAGGAAGAAAGCAGTTCCTTTAGAAGCGATATGGCTTTATGTCCTGGGGGCAGTACTGATGTGTTTGACATTGCTCGATCTCCTCTTGCTGATTTTCACTATCAAGAAAGATACAGGCAAGGGAAGCTAGCTAAGGTGAGTACTAAGGTTTTATACAGTACCGTTTTCACGCCGTTTCGAAGGGTTATCCACCTGGTTAGGGTCTTAACCCCAACCTTCAAGGTCCTCAACGGGAACTTGACTAGCAAACTGTCCAGTGGATGTATGGGCATGTGCATAATTTTCATGCTTTTGACCGATGATTAATCAAATTTTGACCTATATGTTGACTTGTATCCTGTTCAGGGGTCATGCAGCCTTCTTGATTTTGTTCTGATCTCAAAGGTGGTAGCTGATAACTCTTCCAAGTCAGTACCAGGCTTACGACTAATTTCCCATCACGCATGTCACTGCAGGCAAGTTCTAGAACCTTTAGCTGGATGGACCTTTGTTGGCCTTGAACATATGCTGATcccatcttttttttctcagtGCTCTAAACCAGAGCCCTATATGGTGGCTTATGGAAGGACCTCGAACTGTTAGTCATGATTTCTCAAAGTCTTACTGTGAGGTTAATGTCCAGTTGGTGATTCACAATTCTGTGGGACATAAGATTTTGGTGAGAGTGGTTACTTTTGATGGTATGCCCAACAAAAGCCGAACTGTACATCCGCCGGATTCTACCAGTGTTCAAGGTGGATGGTATGATGTATCTCTGGAAAATGATATAAAAGCGATCTCTAGTGCCAAGGGTACACATTATGAAAAGCAATCTTCGGAGAGCATTTCACCGTATGTTTGGTGTTCATTGAGTTCTGCTCAAGTTGAGTTGCAACCTGAAAGTTCTGCTAGAGTTCCTCTAAAAATGTGCATATTTGCACCTGGTACATACAATTTTTCTAATTATGAGCTGCATTGGAAAATGCATCCATCTGAAGGAGCACAAGTGGATGAAAGTGAAAGATGGTCATCCGGCGGTGATCAAGGGCATCCCTTCTATGTTACAGTTCTTAAAGGTGCCTAGTGAATTACGAGGACAGGAGAAAACCACCTTGAACATCCATGTAGTTCAGCCCGGGACCCGACGGCAGCAGAGTGAAAGCTGTAAGCCCCCACCAACCCAATCCTGTGGTGGTGTGATGATGTGCCCTGTAAGTTCCCTGATTGAATATAGAGTGGGCGTATATGTGGATATTCTTTTTGATCGTTCAGCTCCAATACTGATATGTTTACACAAGTCCTCAAGGATAATTCTGGTGACTACTTGTATACAGTTGTTGTGGGTGAAATTTTGGTCCGAGGAAAGATCCAGACTTGATACGACAGAGGTTTCGTTTGTCGAACTGTTGCTTTAGCTTGTAGGTTCTTATACTATTCTTGTACATCCTTTTTAATCTTACCTCACTGTTAGACATTTCTCAGATGCAGTATGTAGTAATAGTTGTTCAGTTATTAACTTTCTGTATTTTGTGCGAGGTAATTAGACATTCTTCTTGGCACTTTTATTCTATGGACGTCATATTTTGTTTGGCTAATTGTGAGGCCACATTGTAccgtaatttttttttcattccttTTATATTAGTAGATTGACTTCCTTTGTGCCCCCCTGGTAATCATGTATTGTGTTTATCTTGATTCCCAATATTCTCCACAATTTTCGCCTGTATTTATTTGTGGTCAGTGCTGTTCATTTGGCTCAACAGTCCTTCGTGGCACATAATCACTACGTTTTTGCACTAAGAAATGTGACGTAAGATTGAAATCGCCGTATTACCTCGTGTTGACATGTTTTTGTTGAAcgtcattttttttctcaaacacgcAATTCTTCTTTAGATCCAGGTCACTACACAAGCGCTTGACGGTATCGAACGGGTTGATCTGTTAGTATCTCCCAAATCTTGCAGGCTTTCAACCTGTGTCGAGCGGCGACACGGCCATGCAAACAAGCTGCGTTTGCTTCAGCTGTTGCGCATGACATGTGAATCCGCATCACATGGAGCCATGGATACCCAGTTGGCGGTTGTTCTCTGCTTCTGGATACCTTGTTTGTTGTGTCATTTTCTAATCGTATTCTCCCAAATCTGGAGAGGAGTCAGTGGCTAGTGGGCGAGAGGCCGGGTGGATTAACGAACACGGCGTCATCTGCGCGATCCAATGCATGAGCTCGCCAGTCGAGCAGGCCCAGCGTGACAAGTTGTATTAGGAGTAGAATACTTGCGCAAAGCCACAAACCACTTGAAGAGCAGTAGTAGTTCGTTATTTTTCACGTGGCACTTGTTCGCTAGAAATTGATGGCGATTGCGTCACTTACTCACCGTTTCATCGATGTTTATTGtataaaatataagttgttCATGTATGGGCTATTTTCCTGTCCTTAtcttatataataaaaaaaattaaatttgaataatttatctatttttattattcattctcgTCTTTCACTCTTTTCACCTTGTTAACGGCTACAGATATAAGatatgttttactaataaaaataaattaaaaaattagaaaaaattagcggataatttttttcttcttttttaatctATATGAAATCAAACTATGTATTGCTCTCGACGTATTCGTTCGAGACGCTCACATGATTTATTCACATCtttatatcttaaatttatattaaaatattatcatattcaatatttatatttttttagtacgGACAATTAGTTATTATTCATATGAGTGGTACCAAACGAGGACGTAGACCTACGCTGCAATCACATCACACTTGAAGAGCAGAAATGGCATATCACCTTACAAAAAGGTTAAAAAAGGGAAATCATGTGCTAGTCAAACTTGACCGGTACTTGTGCTTCGCTTGATCTGGTCCAACTGAAAGATGCGTCCCACCCTCCGCATTATTAAGGCCCACAACAGATTATGATTGTTCTAAAAAATTAGAATAAGAGTGCTTAATCACAAGTCGTCAAGTCTATACCTGTGTCACCATGGCCTGTGCCATCCGGTGAAAGCTTTTCTTGTGTGCAGGGAGGTAGCTGGTCAGCTGCGCGGCTGGTTACGACTCGGGAACGCGAAGCCATCACCCATGTCCGCccgcctcctctccttcctcccacCTTCCTCCCGCGTCGCCATTCCAGAGCAGCGCGCCGCGCAGACACGGTCTCCTCACGCACAGCCCGTCACTACCACATCCCTCCCCCATAACCCAACGCCGACTCCTTCAACTCCGCGTCTTCCCCTTCGCATGATTGGTTGAGTCTCTTCTCTCCTTGCCCAACTACTAGTATTTCTTCTCCCGATCCAAGAAACCGACCACCAGAGCGAAGTCCAAGAAACGATTTTGGTTCGGGACGAAGCCAGCCAACCAGAGCAGCAGCCCGATCCAAGAAACAGCCGCCATGAACAACTTGTTCTCAAGCTCATGgaagcgcggcggcggcgggggggaCGGGGACATCGAGTCCGGTGGGGGCGTGGAGATGTCTGCGCCGCCCGGGGCCGCGGTGGGGGCGAGCCTGGACAGGTTCTTCGAGGACGTGGAGTCCATCAAGGACGAGCTCCGCGACCTGGAGCGCATCCAGCGGTCGCTCCACGACGCCAATGAGGGAAGCAAGTCGCTGCATGACGCCGCCGCGGTGCGCGATCTCCGTGCGCGGATGGACGCCGACGTCGCCGCGGCGATCAAGAAGGCCAAGGTGGTGAAGCTCCGCCTCGAGTCGCTGGACCGCGCCAACGCCGCCAACCGCTCTGTGCCCGGGTGCGGACCGGGTTCCTCCACGGACCGCACGCGGACCTCCGTGGTGGCCGGGCTCCGCAAGAAGCTCCGGGATTCGATGGAGGCCTTCTCCTCGCTCCGGTCCCGCATCGCCTCCGAGTACCGCGAGACGGTGGCGCGCCGCTACTTCACGGTGACGGGGTCCCAGCCCGACGAGGCGACCCTGGACGCGCTGGCGGAGTCCGGCGAGGGGGAGCGGTTCCTGCAGCGCGCGATCGCGGAGCAAGGCCGGGGCGAGGTGCTGGGCGTGGTGGCGGAGATCCAGGAGCGGCACGGCGCGGTGGCGGAGCTGGAGCGCAGcctgctggagctgcagcaggtGTTCAACGACATGGCGGTGCTGGTGGCGGCGCAGGGGGAGCAGCTGGACGACATCGAGGGCAACGTGGGGCGCGCGCGGTCCTTCGTCGACCGCGGGCGGGAGCAGCTGCAGGTGGCGCGGAAGCACCAAAAGAGCACGCGCAAGTGGACGTGCATCGCGATCCTCATCTTCCTCGTCATCATACTCGTCATCGTCCTGCCCATCGTGCTCAAGAACGTCAACAAGAATTAGTAGCCTTCCTGATCATCTGCGGGagacttttttctctttctgattcatTTTTTTGCCGTAGTTTTGTTTGTTCGTGGCGTTTGTCTGATATGGTTAGCTGATCGACTTGATGATTATATTTACTGGTGGTTTTGTTCATAACACTTGGATTCGTATGGATTCTGGAGCCGATCCCGATCCATTTTCTGTTCTTGGGAGTTGGGACAGATGAGCGAACTTGTATCGAGCAGGCAAGACTCGCAGTCTCAGGTGAAGGTCACACCTGCTTTGGATTCCTTCCAGAGTAAGCAGGCGTGACGCGGTCTTCCTAGTCTAAGGGCATGAACAATTAGGTGGTTAcattgaaaattataatttctaATACAAAGACCGTGTATGCCTAATCATAGTTAATTCTCTTATTAATACTAATATAAACAGCGTTGTTTAAATAAGTACATTACTATTCGTCTAAACACCTATGCTACTATAATTGAGAAggaaaaaactaatttttatataaatatctcCTCTAAAACACCCTGTTATACCTGCTCTAATGCATGTACCGGCCATCGCCGATGCCAATACATGGTTCACCCAACTATCCAAACCCAGGCAAGAGCAGAGAATTTCCCGAGCTGCCTGCCACGCAACGCAACGCGAGCAACCGAGCCGCTGCTTTTCGGTTCGCCGCCGCGGACGGCCCATCACTCGCTCGGCCGCCCGCCGGCGCCCTTTTCGCCACGTTTTTCGCCTATTGTTCTATCCCGCTGCTTGCCCCACCGCACCGCAAGAACCGGCCACGGCCGCACCGCGCGGCACCTACCTCCTCCAAAAATCCTGTTTCACGTGTGACGCCTAGTGTTTAAGTCACGGATACTGTAGCATGTGTCTAcgtaaatttttttgaaaatttttcttaaaacttttaagagaaaaaaattctcGTTAACTTTTTTTCAGAACTTTTTGAGTAAAATTTTTCTATAcaaactttttcttaaaaccTTTTAAAGTTAAAATTTTCTCatgcaaaattttctaaaaacagaaaaacatgagagattttttttcctcgcgcgcgcgcgctagATAGCAGCCTCCGACCTCCTCCCGCTGTAAGGGTCGCGCGGCACCCCGTGACGTCGCCCAAGCAGAACAGCAGATGATGAGCAGACATGTTGTCCAAGGACCAAGGCAAACGCATGCGACGTTTTCTCCCAATGAAATGGACAGGCGTGTCCTCCAACACCGCGAGCCAAAGGCTCGGGAACACACACGGTCGTAGCTCGGGAAATGCAGTCTAAAATCGGTAGAACGAAGGAATAAAAACAAAACAGAGTCACGCATAACTTACATTGTCTGATCTCTCGTATACATAAGCAACTATATGAACAAGCTAGTTGATATACATATGCTTTTGTTAAAACGAAGTATTCACTAAACACACATGATAACGATACAACAAACAAACATATAGAACGACGTCTCTGCACGGGAAGGAAAAGATGACCTGGCCGGGTAGCACAACGGGCCCTAGAAGAAGCTGCTGAACTGGCTCGTCAGTGAGTTCTTGAGGTCGGAGAAGAGCCCGAACAGGGAGTACTGCCGGAGCTTGGACACCTCGTACCACGAGTTGAGCACGGCCTCGTGCTTGTCGGTTCCCGAGAAGGCGAGCTGGATCCCTGGGCTGCAGTTCACCTGCCCGCCCTTGCCCTTGCAGCTCGTCGTCTTGATCGCGCAGCTCTGGTCGACGCAGGCGAAATCGGATTTTCCGGAGCACGTGGagcagccgtcggccttccaGAACAGGTTCTGCAGCGTGCCCTTCTGGAACTCGAAGACCTGAAACAGAGCATTTTCAGTTAAGCGAATTGTCAGGGTTAACATGGTGAAAATATGCAATTACGTAACCAGGTTGTTACAGCTTATGGACGCACCAGGGTAAAGCCGGTCACTGTGTACGAGATGTTACTGACAAATACCGGAGATGACCTCGCTGCATATTTCCTCCCAGCGAAAGCAACCATGTATCCACCAGAAGATGCCTGGAATGTAGTGAGAAAAAATAGCCTTTTGAGTTCAGAACACTATGCAATGCCAGTTCATGTTTTAACCTATGTAGCAAGTACAAGGGAGTCCGGCATCCCATGGTTACAGGTTTAGAACTATGCAAGCTACTTGCTTCAAGGGAGGATGCCATTTCGCTAGTGATCATCATAGATAATAGAAGCAacatttttttatgtgtttcagGTTATCTCAACAATTGATCAGGGTACCAGTGCACATTTTTGCAGTATATGCTATGACAAATCACTGATGAAAATTCACAGCTATTCCATAAAGAAGATGCCAATTAGACAACCTAGTGGAAGCAAAGTAAGCAGAGCTTTCATCATGAAGATCAGCAGGTTTCTAAAAGCTCAGAATTTGTGCTGAACAATATCTGCAAATAAAAATTACAGAAACCGACCAACTGCAACCTACTGCTACGCGCCAAACAGTTAGAACAGAACATTCCAAACTGGAGGGGACAATACATTCAGTAAAACTTCGGATGCAAATGCATCATGGAAGCTTTACCCAGCACTTGGACCACAGGAAAACACGAGGCATGTCCCAATTTCAAAGGACAATCTGCCCTACCCCTGCTTCAGCTCATCAAATGCGTCCAAATTTGGCACTACTCTCTCAACGTGTCGATGGGACAATGTCCAGCTCCCTCAACGTTTGGCTTAAGCCTCTCCAAGCTGGGCGCGATCCCCGACGTTTCTGACAAGTTATTCACCTCTAACTCACTCATTAGCAAGGACCGTTTTGCTTCGCAGCGACCTATTGCATGGATAATCTAAATTCTTCTAGCAGAGCAATATCATTGACatttttttggtaaaaaaagGGAAACTAACGACAAATACTTTTTCCGGAGGTGAAAAATAAGCAATCAATTAGGGTTCCTTGTATCTGTTTATATTCCATAATCCGTATACCATCTCACGCACAATTTGCAAGCAAACGCAAAATCTAGAATGATTTAGGGGTTAACATGGCGAGGGCCTTACCGGGTCGAAGGCGGCGccggaggatgaggaggaggcgtTGACGGTGAGGAGAGAAATCTCGTCGACCTTGGGGCGGAAGAGCGCGAGCTGCGCGCGGTTGGCGAGCCCTAGGCGGCTATCGCAGGGGGAGAGCTGCACGCCGCCGGAGAAGAAGGCATCGTGGCCCGCGAAGGCCACCCCGAAGGTGACCCCGTCGCCGCGCTGCACCGACGCGTCCGCGCAGGGATCGTACACGCCGTTGCCGTCGTTGCCCGCGGCCACGGACGCGAGGAGCACGGCGGAGGCCATGGCCACCAAGGCCGCCAGCGACAAACGCCTCGACGACGTCGCCGCCATAGCGCGAAACCGGGTGAGGTTCCTCGGGCGCGACGAGGTCGTCGACGAGAGGGAAGGGAGGCGAAGTTCGGTTCGTTACAACTCACAAGACGCGTCGTGGGGGCAAGGAATAAAAGCTAAAAGGGAGGCGGGTTTCTTGTTGGGCCTAGACGGCCCAGTTCTTCTTGTCTGTTCTgcattttctattttaattttttttgtgctGAAATAGAGAGAGCATATTTTGTGCTAAATACCACCCCACAAGTTACTTTTACTTCATAATGTGAACCCTGATGTTTCAATTTCTTCGAAATTTCCCTTGACAGATGAAGCCGAAAACATGATGAAGAATTGTGAGGATGGAAGGCATGAAACTTCGGCAAAAACAGTTCAGTAGATTTACCTCACTTAACCTTTAGCGTAACAACTATAACAATACCATGGACCGATAACATATAGGTACATCAGTccagagaaagaaaaaggtatACCAGTCAAATACAGAAAAGGTACATGCCTTAATTACAAAATACAACTGTAGAACCAATAGTAACTTCAACATATATGTACAAGCATCTGATCTGATTTCACGAAATGAGACGAGTACACATCTATATCGCGACGACATGCTGGGATGTAGCCTGATTGGGTCTCCAGGGTCCAAGGCCGCCAATACATTGTAGCACGCTGCGAAGATGACATCTGAGGTTGCAGAGTGCTTCAACTTCACTCGGCTTCTCAAGTCTCCAGCTCAACTCTGTTAGGCAACGGATCAATGGAACAGGCAAGATGATGCCTTGCCTCCAATATACGGGGATCTTTTGTAGCCATCAGGGATCGGTTAACCGTGGCTTTCTTCGTCAGGCGTTTGCCAGCTTCTACACCTGGTAATAGCCAATATCAAGTgaatgaattttaatttttctttacGCAGctgtaaatatgaaaatatcCCATGGCTGGAGTCTGGAAAGCTAGATTCTACTGCAAGTTGCTAGCATGTTTCTAAACATTTATGTCCGAATTACTGGTGCAATAGAAGCATATGCATCAAAAGGAACATCTTGCAAATCTTTAGACAAAAGAAGCTCATGCAGTCATGCTAGATGCAGGTGCCAGGTGGTGTAAGTACGGGCAGGCAAGGAGAATCTTTTATTAACCTGACAATCCAAATCCCCAGTCCTCTCCTTTGGATTACTAGTGGACCGCACACCAAGTCCTGAAGGACGAGATGAAGCTTCATCACCTTCTCTGGGTAACAACTTCAGTCTAGATTTAGCTGATACCGAACCGCTGGACCAGTTCGACGGGCAGGCCTTCTGGTTCACTGCGTTTGAATGAAGGGTTGATGTACGCTTTTTAACAGGTTTCCTGCATGGAGTCTTGGCCAAATGTCTCTCAGCTTGCCTGGCTTCACTACCCACGGCAATCCCATCGGCTGCATAAGTGCCAAGGAACCGACTTTCCCATGGACGAACAGCCATCCATCTCTCTAGCCATTTCCAGCCCCAGCTGTTATTGTCGGGTTCAAATGCTGTAGTTGCCGCATGTTGTCTTGAACCTGCTTGCCACTGcaataaaacaaaaataaggTCAGGTGCCAGGATTTTGAAAGGCTCCCTAACCTTGCACCATGGTTCCCTTTTCTAGCTTCGCCATCAGAGAACATAATGTCATTAATCATGATTGGATGTGCTTTCCTCTCATGGAGGAATGAAGCACGCATCTTTCATTTTTCCTTGTACTGGTCTTCATGTTAGCTACAGAATGAAAATACCGAAAAGAGATGGCCAGCAGGATCAGAACAGCATGAAAACCATGAGCATATCAATAATCAGCCTAGCTTGCAGGGAAGGGCAACTTCAATTGTTATCCATGACATGAAAACTTGGAATCCAACAACAGCAAGCATGTTTGCTGTAGACACTACTAAAGACAACAGTTCAGCCAATCACACAAGACCAGCAGGCTAATAGGCTCCAAGTCAAGTTAGTTTACACATATACAGaagggaaaattgcaaaaacccaGCTGCAAGTCAAGGGGGTTTTCAAAAACCCACCTGTAGATCATTTTGTTAGTATCACACCTGCaagttttatttgttttcaaattCCCCATTTTCTGCAGACCGTCTACGTGACATTTGCATGGATCTCCTATGTGGTCTACCAACTCCACCATATCTCTCCTTTGTCTATTGTGGCTCATGGTGGAGCATTGAGCCCAATAACAAGTCTTGTAATTCTTCCTCTTCAAGTATCATTACGTATGGATATGAAGGGCTTGGTATTGTGTGTGACAATGGCCATCTTGCAAAGGCGCAAGGGATAGGCCGCGCTGCACAAAGGGAAGATATGGTCGAGCCGACGACCACGTAAGAGATCTATGCAAGCACCACGTAGATGGTGAACACGGCCAGGGGGTAATTTGAAAACATAAAGCAACTTGCACGTGTGAGAATGTAACAAAATGACTTGCAGGTGGGTATATGAAAAATCCCCTGAGTTGCAGATGGGTTTTTGCAACTTTCCCTGTCCGGAAACTGTACTTATATTAGAACAAGACATTTGGCGCGCTACAATATTCACTGATCCATGATTTCGGGCTTCAGATATCTTATTATTTGAGTAACAGTTTAAGTAATATCCTTGTGTTATATTAAGTTACCTGGTGAGTAAGAGCATAGGCCATGGCTCGCTCACGTTTGGCAGCTGCTTCCTGCCTCTTTAAAAGCTTTGCTTGGATGTCTTCCACAGATCCTATACTATCACACCAGCCATCCTGCAATTTAAGTAAGATGATGATGAAACTTGAAAAATGAAGCCAAACACTCGACTAGCATGCCAGTTATTTCCTAACGAAAAATACAGTATGCAATTCTGAAGGATGAAATCTTATGAAATAGTTTGCTAGGGACAACTTATGAAACTATATCATTAAATATATCAATCAACctaaatattaataatatgataGGGATAATTCCTCATATGCCATCGAAAAAACTCAAAATCCCTGATATGCCACTGTCAGTGACTGAGGCGGGCCCCACGTGTCATAGACACACCGATGGCATATCcgggtattttgagtttttcGGTGGCATATAAGGAAATGCCCCAATATGATGCCTTGTTACCACTATTTTTGCCACTTGTGCAGCTCACCTCAATTTCTCGGACATGTGCCTGTGTCTCGTTAATCTCCTCTTGTAGTGTATTTTGGTGATCAGTCTCGTTTTCCAAGGCCAAACGAACTCGCCTTGCTCTAACACGGGCTTGAACCCTGACCAAAGCTTGCATACAGTGGAGTGTTATAGCAGCCTGCTTTCTCACTATATGACCTCTTACAAGGGCTTGAAGTCTGACCAGTCCTTTTAAAGCTCGCCGTGCTCTCCGAGCCTGAAGAAGGAACTCAAGTAGTAACTATAAGGAATGCGCATTTaaagaaaatgatgatgaattgCTCAATTTCTTTCCAGAATCTCTGTATTTTCGAGGTAAAGCAAGCTTGTTTTGCCCATTTCTATAGTTGTGTGCAATGTTAAATACTTCAGGAACCGGCCTGTGAACGTACATGGTTGCAGACTACCCATGTGGATGGACATAGAACTATAGAGTATAAGATTTCCAAGTTGATCAATAATTAATTACTGTTTTACTTTTACACCAAGAAACACAAACTGCTTCGGCATTAGCTATAACCAGAAATGAACCAAATATGCAAACTTGACAACCATGTACCATGAAGATCTAGCTGAGCGATGTTACTTTCaccaaaaacaaatttttttta of Phragmites australis chromosome 3, lpPhrAust1.1, whole genome shotgun sequence contains these proteins:
- the LOC133910792 gene encoding protein IQ-DOMAIN 5-like; this encodes MGISARWLKSLVGLRKVEKQQHRKEGADVGRTGELHKPDAIDQFHCQNQHSKDDDNLVAQEEFTNESGPPEGDSDMPSCLEPTCSSLHVPLPQTEEELEEILAATVIQTAFRAFLARRARRALKGLVRLQALVRGHIVRKQAAITLHCMQALVRVQARVRARRVRLALENETDHQNTLQEEINETQAHVREIEDGWCDSIGSVEDIQAKLLKRQEAAAKRERAMAYALTHQWQAGSRQHAATTAFEPDNNSWGWKWLERWMAVRPWESRFLGTYAADGIAVGSEARQAERHLAKTPCRKPVKKRTSTLHSNAVNQKACPSNWSSGSVSAKSRLKLLPREGDEASSRPSGLGVRSTSNPKERTGDLDCQELRLPSLSSTTSSRPRNLTRFRAMAATSSRRLSLAALVAMASAVLLASVAAGNDGNGVYDPCADASVQRGDGVTFGVAFAGHDAFFSGGVQLSPCDSRLGLANRAQLALFRPKVDEISLLTVNASSSSSGAAFDPASSGGYMVAFAGRKYAARSSPVFVSNISYTVTGFTLVFEFQKGTLQNLFWKADGCSTCSGKSDFACVDQSCAIKTTSCKGKGGQVNCSPGIQLAFSGTDKHEAVLNSWYEVSKLRQYSLFGLFSDLKNSLTSQFSSFF
- the LOC133913482 gene encoding syntaxin-121 — encoded protein: MNNLFSSSWKRGGGGGDGDIESGGGVEMSAPPGAAVGASLDRFFEDVESIKDELRDLERIQRSLHDANEGSKSLHDAAAVRDLRARMDADVAAAIKKAKVVKLRLESLDRANAANRSVPGCGPGSSTDRTRTSVVAGLRKKLRDSMEAFSSLRSRIASEYRETVARRYFTVTGSQPDEATLDALAESGEGERFLQRAIAEQGRGEVLGVVAEIQERHGAVAELERSLLELQQVFNDMAVLVAAQGEQLDDIEGNVGRARSFVDRGREQLQVARKHQKSTRKWTCIAILIFLVIILVIVLPIVLKNVNKN